A genomic region of Pyrus communis chromosome 14, drPyrComm1.1, whole genome shotgun sequence contains the following coding sequences:
- the LOC137715444 gene encoding E3 ubiquitin-protein ligase SINAT2-like codes for MSPGGRFFEDVAESRVAFADSDVATSTADLRASPFRKVAPGLIGNPGMPPNSNVHDLLECPVCMNLMCPPIHQCPNGHTLCSSCKVRVHNCCPTCRNELGNIRCLALEKVAESLDLPCRHQIYGCHDIFPYYSKLKHEKTCKYRPYCCPYAGAECSVTGDIQFLMMHLKNEHKVDMHDGSTFNHRYVKSNPQEVENATWMLTIFNCFGRQFCLHFEAFHIGTAPVYMAFLRFMGDDDEAKQFTYSLEVSGSGRKLTWQGIPRSIRDSHRKVRDSQDGLIIQRNLALFFSGGNRQELKLKVAGRIWKEH; via the exons ATGTCTCCTGGAGGTCGCTTCTTTGAGGATGTGGCCGAGTCTCGTGTGGCATTTGCAGATTCTGATGTTGCAACTTCCACTGCTGATCTAAGGGCTTCTCCTTTCAGAAAAGTGGCCCCTGGTTTGATTGGAAATCCTGGAATGCCACCAAATAGTAATGTGCACGACCTACTCGAGTGTCCTGTTTGCATGAATTTAATGTGTCCTCCAATTCACCAG TGTCCAAATGGCCATACTCTCTGCTCAAGCTGTAAGGTTAGAGTGCACAACTGTTGCCCCACTTGCCGGAATGAACTAGGAAATATAAGGTGCTTGGCACTGGAGAAAGTAGCAGAGTCGCTGGATCTTCCTTGTAGACACCAAATTTATGGTTGCCATGATATATTCCCATACTACAGCAAGCTAAAGCATGAGAAAACCTGTAAATATCGCCCGTACTGCTGCCCTTATGCTGGAGCTGAATGTTCTGTCACTGGAGATATCCAATTCCTTATGATGCATCTTAAAAATGAACACAAGGTCGACATGCATGACGGGAGTACTTTCAACCATAGATATGTCAAATCCAATCCCCAAGAAGTTGAAAATGCTACATGGATGTTGACA ATTTTCAACTGTTTTGGCCGTCAGTTTTGCCTGCATTTTGAGGCTTTTCACATTGGAACTGCACCTGTTTACATGGCCTTCTTAAGGTTTATGGGTGACGATGATGAGGCGAAGCAATTCACTTATAGTCTTGAAGTTAGTGGCAGTGGCAGAAAGCTTACATGGCAAGGAATTCCCCGGAGTATCCGAGATAGCCACCGAAAAGTCCGTGACAGTCAAGACGGATTAATCATTCAGAGGAACCTAGCACTCTTCTTCTCGGGTGGTAATAGGCAGGAGCTGAAGCTGAAAGTCGCCGGACGTATATGGAAAGAACACTGA